In one Chelmon rostratus isolate fCheRos1 chromosome 7, fCheRos1.pri, whole genome shotgun sequence genomic region, the following are encoded:
- the smtla gene encoding somatolactin alpha, with the protein MHTMTVMQRGVWAVLLWPYLLTVSVPLDCREEQGTFSRCTSISQEKLLDRVIQHAELIYRVSEESCSLFEEMFVPFPLQLQRNQAGYDCITKSLPIPSSRSEIQQISDKWLLHSVLMLVQSWIEPLVYLQTTLDRYNDAPDMLLNKTKWVSEKLISLEQGVVVLIKKMLDEGVMTTAYSEQGLIQYDVLPEMLESVMRDYTLLSCFKKDAHKMEILLKLLKCRQNDTYNCA; encoded by the exons ATGCACACAATGACAG TCATGCAGCGGGGTGTATGGGCTGTATTGCTCTGGCCCTATCTGCTTACTGTAAGCGTCCCACTGGACTGCAGGGAGGAGCAGGGTACCTTCTCCCGCTGCACCTCCATCTCCCAAGAGAAGCTTCTGGACCGAGTCATCCAGCATGCTGAGCTCATATACCGTGTCTCAGAGGAATCGTGCTCTTTGTTT GAGGAGATGTTTGTCCCGTTTCCATTGCAGCTCCAGAGGAACCAAGCTGGCTATGACTGCATCACCAAATCCTTACCCATCCCCAGCTCCAGAAGTGAAATCCAACAGATATCT GACAAATGGTTGCTCCACTCTGTGCTGATGCTGGTCCAGTCGTGGATCGAGCCTTTGGTGTACCTGCAGACCACGCTGGACCGCTACAATGATGCTCCTGACATGCTGCTCAACAAGACCAAGTGGGTTTCTGAGAAACTGATCAGTCTGGAGCAAGGGGTGGTGGTCCTCATCAAGAAG ATGTTGGACGAGGGGGTGATGACCACAGCATACAGCGAACAAGGCCTGATCCAGTACGATGTGCTGCCAGAGATGCTGGAATCTGTGATGAGAGACTACACCTTACTCAGCTGCTTCAAGAAAGACGCCCATAAGATGGAGATTTTGCTCAAGCTTCTCAAGTGTCgacaaaatgacacatacaACTGTGCATAA